Below is a genomic region from Rosa chinensis cultivar Old Blush chromosome 5, RchiOBHm-V2, whole genome shotgun sequence.
CTCAATTTatgggagtgaaattcacactccacattttacaattcacaatccatgttttctttttacGTATCTAAAATTGTGAATTTTTGTAAACACCAAAAATTGGGAGTGAAAATTTCGTTCTAAAATAGAAAGGGAGTGTGAATTGTAAATTTAAGAGTGCATATTTATTTCTCCAAATTTAAAGCCAGtttgaaaaagagaaaaataacaCTCAAttatttgactaaaaaatgttGAGAAATGAGAAGATTAAAAATTTACAAGGAcaattaggatttttattgGCCAAATCTATACCTATTCCTAATGGTAAAAGGAAAGCAcactagaaaaaagaaaaggttctATTGTCTGACCATCTATTTTCCAATCAAGAGACGCCGCGTGCAAAAGTTTAACAACAGCAATTTATTGGAATTTCGTAGGAGGATGCAGGGCTATTTACGGTAATTCAATTGGTGAGGGACTAGGAGAGTGTAACCGCACTTAAACATTTCGCATAACTCGCTTTTACATCTTCTCCTTCGTTCTCGTTCTCactggttctctctctctctctctctctctctcaattcaaAGATGCAAACCCTAAATCCCAACAATCACGAAGAAGAGTACTTCCCTTCCGCGACTCACTGCGATTACGATTTCGCTTACCAGATCTGTGTCGCCGACGACCACCACGATCTTGATCTTGACCTAATTCCcacgaagaaaagaaaatcgcGACACGACGACGACTGGAAGGTCTCGATTGTCTGGAAGGTGATCAGAAGCTTTTACTGTTCCGACGACCGCACGCGGCCGATCGTGGACGTCGATTTCAAAACGGCGACGTTTCGCGATATGGAATTTTGGCTGTTTACGGAAACTGACGAGAACGGGGTTGGAGTCATCGACAGGATGTTGACTGTAATTGGGCGTATCGTTGAGGACGGCGTGCCGTTTAACGACGTCGAAGAAATGATTGCGCAAATACGGCGCGTCGTTTGTGCGGCTGTGAGGTCGGGAAGGCGGAAGGAGAATCTGGATATGATGGTCACGGTTCGAAACCAGTCTGGATTGCCGCGGAGAGAATATGAAGCAATGGTTCGTGGAAAAGTGAAttagatttagggtttatgttagTGTTTGAAATTGATGGAATTAAATTGTAAACATGTTTAGTGAATACAATTCTTTTCGAAATTGATTGCAGAACTCTTTTGATAAAATCTCAATCAACACACGTTTCCAATGTTGCTGAAGTGGTCAGCAAATTCTCTCGTTCTGTTGAGTATCTGTAATTCTCTCTCATGGTGAGTTGCTTTTCAGTCTTTCTTTCAAGTTGTTGCAGTGATTTCATATGCATGGTTCGTTCGATATTCATTAGTCTCCCACGATTCAATTAGCTGTAAGATCTAAATATATCCTTTTAAGAATGGTTAGTCTTTGTGTAGAAATGACAACATATAATCCCTACCCCACTAATTTCATGATGTCATAGGGATTTAAACCTTTGACCTTCACGGTATCCGTTAAACCAACACGTATTACAAATAGCTGACATGCCACAACACCCAATGAGGTTGGTCTAGTAGACTCATACCAGGCTGCAATGCAAGTGGGGCGCAGGACTTCTTCTAGTAATAGGAGGTCTCTGGTCTGAACCCTAACTTGTGAAAAACATCCCTTGAGGAGGAATCATACCCAAGTTGCTCTAAACCCCGGAGTGGTAGCTCACTTAGCCACCATTttgcttaccaaaaaaaaaaaagaaataacatgcCACAACTCACGCATTCTCTGTTAAAACTACTAATCACCAATGATTTGCCACTCTTACTTTAGTACCTGTAGTTATAGTCGTATGCAAACTTAATCCAAGCTTTCAATTTAAACAGTTTAGTACCATATGATTTTTGGTACTAAATTGAAAGCTTGGATATAAATTTGTTTACTAGATTGTGATTTGCCCAAATTTACATTTACGGAATTCTTGGCTTAGAGCCTAAAACTGTATCTTCCAATGACATTAcataaaatttcatatttccCCTGGGTGTGTATCTTCTGTGTGCTTGCGAAAGGGCAGAAATTTGACCAAGGCGAGCACTACACCATACCAAAGAGTAGAACCCTCTGGTTTTTCCCTATTCTTATGTCAACAAGGAGTAACTATTTATTGGATTAATTCATTCCACATCAATGTAAAAGGGCAGAAATTTGACCGAGGCGAGCACTACACCATATATACCAGAGAATAGAACCCTCTGGATTTCCCTTATTCCCATGTCAACAAGGAGtaactttttattggattaattcaTTCCACATCAATGCAAAGAACAATTTCGTACAGTTTTGTGGAGTGAAGGACGAATGAAATCATATATATAGTCAGCTGACTGACCCCTAGCTTTATACATCACACACAAGTAAGGACATACAGAGTCGTCCTATATCCTCTGGTATGGTATTGACTGGTTTTGTTTCTTACTGCTTAAGATGACCAGTTCTACCAAATCCAAAGGCACAGGCTCTacaagaaaccaaaaataataGAGATTATTCTGATCTCGTCAGgcattttttctattttgttactTTAAATATTTTCACTACCTCGGTAACTCTATTTATATAATTCTCAACTCAATAGAATCATCAAAGTCTTTGATTGCCGCTGTCACAAGATATTGTAGTTTTTGATTACATGGATAACAAAAACAGACAGTGATTTCTTTGCAAGAATAAAAACAGTTGACTATTTTACACTTGGGTTTGTTCAGTTGGTGGAGGATGATATGGGATGGGTATAAGGCGCAGATCTTCTTTTCTACGGACTGTAATGCCAAAGGCCTCAGTCATGTCCAGGTCTTCATGTTTCATTCCATTTGGGAGTTTCCAATCAAAATGGTATAATAACATTGCAAGTGGGAGCTCCACATTGGCCAGACCATATGTTATGCCGGGACACATTCTTCTTCCAGCACCAAATGGGATATACTCAAAGTTTGTTCCCCTGAAATCAATTGAGCTATCAAGGAATCTATCTGGATGAAAGCTCTCAGGCTCAGTCCAGTACTTTGGATCTCTACCAATTGCCCATCCATTGACAATTACCTTTGTTTTGACAGGTATTTCATATCCACCAATCTCACACCTCTCTCCGCATTCTCTTGGAATTAACAGAGGGGCAGATGGGTGCAATCTGAGTGTCTCCTTAATAATTGAgtttaaatatttcatctcTTTGATGCTTGTTTCACTTACCTGCCCTTTTCTATTGAACACTTCCCTCACCTCATCCTGTGCCCTTTTCATTATTTGTGGATTTTTAATCATTTCTGACATTGCCCAGTCTACAGCTGTTGCGGATGTCTCACTCCCAGCTCCGAAAATGTCCTGAAAGTGATTAATTGTCAATTTTTATTTAGTATTTATATTAAATACAGTTCTAATAGAGTAATTGGAGAAACTATTTATAGTTTATAGCTTTACTTAAACTCCTAAACGCAAAGCTAATGATTTTCGTATATATAGCAAAATCTATTATTTTTTAACACAGGTAAGCTCACTAAAGTTCCATCAAGAGTGTCAATTGACAAGTAAGAAGAACAACCTACAGTAGCATTATGATACTTTAAGATAATAGTGCataaaattaaaggaaaaaccAACTTTATCAACTGTATAATATATTACATTGTTTAGAATAGAAAGTAGACCGATCTTGTGAGGTCTGGCTCTATAAATTGGAAACATAGGCTTTAGGCTTTTGAGTGTAAAATATCTCTATGTATTCTTTCGTCTTGATTTTAAGGTTGATATTCTTGCTGTCTCCATCATTGGACTTACAAAGCAATTGTATAACTATTGTATGTTATAATTATTGTATGTTATATCCTCCATGTATCTATCTATGACGATTAGAAGTAAAGAAAGTTTGACGATGCTACATGATTGTTTTCTAAGTTAATAAATTATAAATCCCTTTGCACATATTGTGTGAAACTTCAGTGACTTGATCTATGGGGTCTCTCTCAGTTAGTTCTTCTCCAAGAGACCTGTAGATCAAGTGGACTTGATCTGTGGGTCTCTTGGAATTGAACAACTTGAGAAGTTGAGCAGttcttgtcaagacgaattacTGAAGTCAAATTCTAAATCAAAATCAAGGCATCATAAGAGTAAATAATGGGGTAAGGTGTGTGTAGGATGTGGTGCTGAGTATGTAGTACCATCAGTTTTGGCAGGTATAAAGTTTCTGCGTTTTTGGGTTGTTGGTTTTGCTTATCATGTATGTGTTGCTGGTACATAATGTAATGATCAATGATGCTAAGACTGTGTGTAATATAAATGCCTTTGCCATGATTAAAGATGTTAGCAGCTATCAGCTTTTCAAATCTTATTTTAGGATCACTCAAACTGAGCACCCAAAAGCATTCTCAAACTGAATATCTTCGAAAATATGGCAGATGCAAAGGCAACAAAGGAAAGCGTAATGGTCAGTTAACTTGGGTTTAAGCATGGTGATTGGCTTAAACAGTTAGCCAAGTCATTGTGCAACTAAGGTCTAATGCTCCTTCAGCCTCATGGTTGCCTTCTAGGTGgatgaaagaaaataaatttttctaACATTCATGAGCTCATGTATCTGGAACAAGCATTGAAAATCATGACTAACTTATCCAGGCAAAATATCAGTAGAAAGTTTACTTACCAAGATTACTGCTTTGATGTTGTCAGTAGTTAGGTTAAATTCAGGGCCATCATTATCCTCGTGAAATTTTAAGAGTACATCTACCAGGTCTTCCTGTGCTTCCCTCTCAGAACCTTTTGATGTTGCCTTATCTTTGTGTTCTTTGATGATGTTTTCCAGTATCCTGTCAGATTTTTTGTGCAACCTTTCAAGTTTAGGCCTCATCCCAGTTATCATATGAAGCAAACTGAAAGAAGGAAAGACATCTGCAAGATCAAAGCCTCCTGCCAATTGTGTACCTTCCTTCACAACATCTATAAAATCTTCATGATATTTGCTCTTTTTACCAAAGGCTGCTCGTGAAGTGATCATATATGTAGATGAGTAAATTTTCTCTGTAAGATTGATAGGTGACCTGGCTTTTGAAGCAATCCATTTGATGAGATTCAGCATCTCTTCCTCTCTAATAGGTCGATAAGATTGAACACGCTTTGTGCTTAGGAGCTCTAGTGTGCAAATTTTCGCAGTTGTCTCCAGTAATCACCATATTTTGCAAACACAATGTTTGTGGCGTTGTAAGACACGATGGTTGCAGCAAGGAGATGGGGCCTTGATGCAAAAGTAGCGTCGTGAGTTTTCATCACCTCTCTGGCAAACTCTGCTGATGAAACAACTACGGTGGAAACTTCTCCAAGCCTTAGGTGCATAAAGGGTCCATATTTCTTGGCCAAGTTTCGCAGACTATGATGGGGTAGAGATCCAGCAAGCTGGTGGATGTTCCCTATAAAGGGTAGCTTGCGTGGTCCTGGTGGTAGATTTGAACTGGAGCTTTTGGTTTTGCCTCTGCTTGCTATTTTGAGTACCATAATCACAAAGAGAGAAAAGGTAAGTATGACATGGAAGGAAGAGAACTGGAGGTCCATGATGAAATTTTTAGTGACAATGAATGCATTTACCAATCTTTGGATTATGTATATATAGCACAGGATGTAGcaatgccttttttttttaatgaaaaatttcTATCAAATTGGCTTGTATGGAACTATGGATTTTCTTGTTGTCAATATTAAAACAGGAGACTGCAATAATTGATATCAGACCTTCAGtatctttctttttcaattgcATAAGATACTAGGCTTTCCACATTTGATTTCATTATTTATATCGCCTTCATTGTCTTATTGTGCTTACAACTTAACCAAGCCTACAAAAATGAAGGCTTGTGGGGAGTGTTTGATTTGTGCAACAGGGAGTCCCATACCGAATATAGCAACGGCCACATTTATCTGGTTTTAGAGAAGGGGGAAAGAAACAAGCAGGGAAATGATCCAGAAATGAGGTAATATAATATAGGGCTCCAAAAACTGTGTTACAACTTATGCATGGATCCCCTTTGCATTGTTTATTATCTTGCAACTTTTCTTCGATCGAAATATTATCTTGAATCTAACTCTGAATCTTTTTGTCACATTCCATTTGGCAGGCAGTGCTGGCCGTCCCTGGCCAGACTCTATGCTAGAGAATAATCACCATGTGCTTAACAtctctttcctcttcttttgaACTTAAAACGACAGCAAACTTTGTTTATGATCAATTAGAACTAATAAAACAATTGTATATATCATAGTACTTTGGAGCATAAACTGAAACATTATGGCGCTACAAACTCAACTCTTGAGCACAGCATAAAACATTTGTCCCGAAGAAGCTGTTGTTCCGTGTAATAGCCCATTTCCGGCACACAGGGTTGGGGTGGGCATGACATACCACCATAAATAGTCCTATCTAACCATAGGAAACAAGTCACAAGGAGAACAAAAATAACAAGATCACCACCTGAGATATTGTAGGCAGCTAGTGAGATCAACACTCGCAATTCAGGACACTAGCCTGAAATTATGTGCACTCTGAAGAAGACAAGGAAATATACACATGCACACGACAGCAATGTTTGTTGAGGATAGCACTTCTCTAAGAGGAGGAACCACATATTGAGAATCGACTTGTAAAGCTCAAAACACAGCCCCAGttctccctaaaccctaatatgATTATGCTCTAAAAGTACTGTGGAATGGCACTGCCTTGACAATCTAGCTATTTTGGGACTAGATTTTGACGTTGGTGATGAAGGATAGGTCCATTAGAAATCAACAAAAGTAGCAGAAAAGTTATATTTTAGTCTTGTTCTTCTCAGAAGAACAATTCAAATCATGCAGATTATATGAACCACATATTCAATTGACTAACCCTCCCAAACCTTTTATTTTGGTACAAAACTTTGGGTTAGTTCAATTCTCCAGATGCTTCAACAAGCACTTTGACAAACTGAGATTTCAAACACACCCTTCTAATCAGAACCAAAGTCAACTGCACTGTCCCCAAATGTCTTATGCAATTCTCTAAAACAGACAGTTTCCCGTAAAAGCAACTGATCATCTCTTAATTTTCTCGGCTGGTTTTTTGTGTTTATGTTAGATTTATAAATTGATGGAATTAAATTGTACACATGTTTAATTGATACAATTCTTACCAATTCTTTTCAGAAACTCTTGTGATAAAATCTCAATGAAGACACATTTGCAAATTGCAATGTTGTTGAAGTGGTCAGCAAATTCTCTGATACAGTGATACTGTTGAGTATCTGTAATTCTCTCATGGTGAGCTGTTTACTTTTGAGTCTTCCTTTCAATTTGTTGCAATGATTTCATATGGTACTTTCGATATTCATTAGTCTACCACGATGCAATTAGAGATAACATCTAAAGATATCTTTTTAAGAATCAGTTAGTGATGTTGCTAAGATTTGAATTTGTGACCTCCACAGTATCAGTTATTTCAAATAACCTACATGTATTGCAAATATAACTAACATACCACAACTCACCACATCCATTTTCTCTGTTAAAACTACTAATCACCAATGATTTGCCACTCTTACTTCAGTACCTGtagttttcaaattttgaattattACTTACCGTTAAGTTTTTTGTCCAAATAATCCGTTAAGTGATGGTGTGGGCCACATGATTTTGATGATCTGGCAGGCTATTagaaaaaatatgattaaattttgttttaaCGGATTATTTGAATAAAGAACTTTAAGATAACTCGATCACAATGTGAAAAACTAAAAATCATAATGTACTAAACCGTTTAAATTGAAAGCTTGGATATAAATTTGTTTATGTGTGTAAATTATAGGGTACTCAATTTTGAATTGCTCTAATTGTTATAATATTGAGAGGCATGTGAATGTTATGGTTGTTTTGAAATAGTGTATGATAAGATACCTCTGCAGTTAAGAGCTGAGACCTTCTTTATGATAAGGCACCTTTTCAGCCTTCCGGTTCAGATCAAGCAGAAGAATATGAATCCAAAGCCTTACCATGGTTACTTTGGGCAATATGCAAGTATTCCCTTGTTTGAGAGCTTTGGACTTGAAGATGCCTCCAACTATGACTCCCTGAGAAACTTCACAGAACTAATGTGGCCAAATGGTCATGACCAGTTTTGGTAATTGCATGTATAATGTTTTCATTGTTTAACTTATTTCCACATTTATAATCTTGAATTTATCATTTGGTTAATactatatatttctttcttgttGATGCAGTCAGACTATAGAATTCATATGATAAAGCAGTTGGATGAGCTTAAGGATATGATTGAACTGATGATTCTTGATAGTTATGGTTTAGCAGAGAAATTGAATTCAATCATGGTATGTAAAACACTGCTTCAAATAATGAAATACAGCTCACCTCCATCTGGGGAGTACATGCAGGGGATCCATGCTCACAATGACAAAGTATTAAGCACAATCATTTGTGATGATCAAGTTTCAGGACTTGAATTTCAAACCAAGGATGGACAATGGATCAAGTTTTCTCTATCACCTAACTCCTTTGTATTTATTGTTGGAGATCCTCTTCTGGTACAGAACTACAGAttacaattaaatgatttataaCTTGGGTAAATTAATTAGACCAAACATGTATACAAGACCTTGAGTAGTCATGTGTTATTGTCCATATATGGTGGCTTGCAGGCATGGAGCAATGGGAGAATGCATCCAGTGAATCATCGAGTGAAGATGTGTGGAGAAAACGAAAGATATTCTTTAGGAATTAGGAGCATTTGCAGTTCCAGTAGAAGGTACCATCATCAAGGCACCAAAAGAGTTGGTAGATGAAGAACATCCCCAAATTATATGCAATTTTCTGATTTCTCCTACTTAGCCGAAGGAAGGCTCATAGACTCAGCAACACAAGTGTTTGTGTTTTCTGGAATTAGCACTTGATAGCATAAGTTCACACCCTAGTAGGAaggatcattttttattttatttattttttatgttttctttttctttttcttactaCTGAAAACTTTGTAGTGCTGGAATTTGAAGCTCCTCTACACATTTTTCATCTGTTTCCTTGTAGTGTATCCTAAACACTATGTTGTGATTTTTCAACCTTAATACCTGGAATATGAGTTGAGCTGTAGTGCGACTGTGGGAGTAACTTTCTCTACTTCACTGATCGTCATTACAAGGCACTCAACATTCTGCATTATTTTGCAGAGCCCTTTTTTGTTACAGTTTTGTTTACTATATTTTCAGTTGGGATGTTGTAACAGTAATTGCTTCTGATCTTGTCGTTTTCAATAAAATTCGATGCCAGCTTGCTTCGATTTTTAATAACAAGGCATATAAATCATGTTGTTGTAGTTATATAATCCCCAAAAACAGACCTTTATTAGTGTTACTGTTGTCGTATGCTTGTCACTGAAATAGTAATCTTGGAAAGTGAAAATTTGGCTCTAGTGAAGAGTGAAGATTGCTCTAATTTTCTCTGATGAGTAATAAAAGTCTATATCTTTGTGGTTTACAATTTGAATGATTCTAGTTGATAAATATGTGCTGGCCTcgcatatatatatgtgtgtgtgtgtgtgtcactACTGATTAAGCTTATTTAATATTAGAGAGCATATACATATTATCTATTTGATTCTATATATTCTACAATATATTTTTaattcactactagaataatgtcattagacatcgccactattaaatcggtcaggattgcacctgatgttaaaaaacatgttaacatcagtttgtgaaaaaacTGATTTCCATTGGTATTATAGACATCAGTCATCAAAGAAAACGATGAGAAAAGTTTTgttccaaaattttaaaaaaacgcggagggactaagtttTAAAGTTTGAGAAACGCGGGGACCAATTATTTCATTCCCCccggcccccccccccccccccccccccccccccacttgGTATTTTTTTCCGCTTTCTCTAAAACTGTCGAACCCTAGCTAATGACTTCAGCAGCTCATTCACTTCAACTGTCGACCTCATCGTTCTTCAAGCTGACCTGCGTCGAGTCCCCG
It encodes:
- the LOC112202196 gene encoding uncharacterized protein LOC112202196, with the translated sequence MQTLNPNNHEEEYFPSATHCDYDFAYQICVADDHHDLDLDLIPTKKRKSRHDDDWKVSIVWKVIRSFYCSDDRTRPIVDVDFKTATFRDMEFWLFTETDENGVGVIDRMLTVIGRIVEDGVPFNDVEEMIAQIRRVVCAAVRSGRRKENLDMMVTVRNQSGLPRREYEAMNSFDKISINTRFQCC
- the LOC112202194 gene encoding LOW QUALITY PROTEIN: cytochrome P450 71D10-like (The sequence of the model RefSeq protein was modified relative to this genomic sequence to represent the inferred CDS: inserted 1 base in 1 codon) — its product is MVLKIASRGKTKSSSSNLPPGPRKLPFIGNIHQLAGSLPHHSLRNLAKKYGPFMHLRLGEVSTVVVSSAEFAREVMKTHDATFASRPHLLAATIVSYNATNIVFAKYGDYWRQLRKFXTLELLSTKRVQSYRPIREEEMLNLIKWIASKARSPINLTEKIYSSTYMITSRAAFGKKSKYHEDFIDVVKEGTQLAGGFDLADVFPSFSLLHMITGMRPKLERLHKKSDRILENIIKEHKDKATSKGSEREAQEDLVDVLLKFHEDNDGPEFNLTTDNIKAVILDIFGAGSETSATAVDWAMSEMIKNPQIMKRAQDEVREVFNRKGQVSETSIKEMKYLNSIIKETLRLHPSAPLLIPRECGERCEIGGYEIPVKTKVIVNGWAIGRDPKYWTEPESFHPDRFLDSSIDFRGTNFEYIPFGAGRRMCPGITYGLANVELPLAMLLYHFDWKLPNGMKHEDLDMTEAFGITVRRKEDLRLIPIPYHPPPTEQTQV